The Indicator indicator isolate 239-I01 chromosome 22, UM_Iind_1.1, whole genome shotgun sequence genome includes a window with the following:
- the WDR24 gene encoding GATOR complex protein WDR24, translating to MEKMARVSTALGGNALTGRTMFCHLDAPANAISVCRDAAQVVVAGRNIFKIYSIEEEQFVEKLNLRVGRKPSLNFSCADVVWHQMDENLLATAATNGVVVTWNLGKPSRNKQDQLFTEHKRTVNKVCFHPTEVYMLLSGSQDGYMKCFDLRKKDSVSTFSGQSESVRDVQFSIRDYFTFAATFENGNVQLWDIRRPDRYERMFTAHNGPVFCCDWHPEDRGWLATGGRDKMVKVWDMNTTRAKEIYCVQTIASVARVKWRPECKHHLATCSMMVDHNIYVWDVRRPFIPSAMFEEHKDVTTGIVWRHLHDPYFLLSGSKDSTLYQHIFKDASQPIERANPEGLCYSLYGDLAFAAKESLVCADSNRKPYPGDRRHPIFFKRKLDPTEQFEFISSSSALSVFESEVESSSMDWFVHTAKQYALAGRPLPDLCDHNAKVAKGLERNQVAQTWTMLRIIYSSLGTVSSTNLNHSMGKGSTTLPLMNSFNLKDIPSGLGSDSRLDRSKGESRTENILMDSSSTLINNEDNEETEGSDVPADYLLGDVEADEDELYMMDHENPHAEEQEYSLPQEAFPLRHEIVDNPSALDHLQDKADSPHVSGNEAETVSLTPVESFSLISISHSLYENRLPPDFFSPIVRDTLRFYAEQGDVQTAVSVLVVLGDRIRREIDDQTQEHWYTSYIDLLQRFQLWNISNEVIKLSTCRAINCLNQASTTLHINCSNCKRPMSNRGWICDRCRQCASMCAVCHHVVKGLFVWCQGCSHGGHLQHIMKWLETSSHCPAGCGHLCEYT from the exons ATGGAGAAGATGGCCAGGGTCAGCACGGCCCTGGGGGGCAACGCCCTGACGGGCAGGACCATGTTCTGCCACCTGGACGCCCCTGCCAACGCCATCAGCGTCTGCCGCGACGCCGCCCAGGTGGTGGTGGCTGGGCGCAACATCTTCAAGATCTACTCCATCGAGGAGGAGCAGTTCGTGGAGAAGCTGAACCTGCGGGTGGGCCGCAAGCCCTCCCTCAACTTCAGCTGCGCCGACGTGGTGTGGCACCAGATGGACGagaacctgctggccactgctgccaccaacGGCGTGGTGGTCACCTGGAACCTGGGCAAGCCTTCCCGCAACAAGCAGGACCAGCTCTTCACCGAGCACAAGCGGACAGTCAACAAGGTCTGCTTCCACCCCACCGAGGTCTACATGCTGCTCAGTGGCTCCCAGGATGGCTACATGAAGTGCTTCGACCTGCGCAAGAAGGACTCCGTCAGCACCTTCTCTG GCCAGTCGGAGAGCGTCCGTGACGTGCAGTTCAGCATCAGAGACTACTTCACCTTCGCTGCCACCTTCGAGAATGGCAACGTGCAGCTGTGGGACATCCGCCGGCCCGACCGCTACGAGAGGATGTTCACCGCCCACAACGGACCTGTCTTCTGCTGTGACTGGCACCCAGAGGAcag gggctggctggccACGGGTGGCCGGGACAAGATGGTGAAGGTGTGGGACATGAACACGACGCGGGCCAAGGAGATCTACTGCGTGCAGACCATCGCCTCGGTGGCGCGGGTGAAGTGGCGGCCGGAGTGCAAGCACCACCTGGCCACCTGCTCCATGATGGTGGACCACAACATCTACGTGTGGGACGTGCGCCGGCCCTTCATCCCCTCTGCCATGTTCGAGGAGCACAAGGACGTCACCACTGGCATCGTCTGGCGCCACCTGCACGACCCCTACTTCCTGCTGTCGGGTTCCAAGGACAGCACCCTCTACCAGCACATCTTCAAGGACGCCAGCCAGCCCATCGAGCGCGCCAACCCCGAGGGGCTCTGCTACAGCCTCTACGGGGACCTGGCCTTCGCCGCCAAGGAGAGCTTGGTCTGCGCCGACTCCAACCGCAAGCCCTACCCAGGCGACCGGCGCCACCCCATCTTCTTCAAGCGCAAGCTGGACCCCACCGAGCAGTTCGAGttcatctcctcctccagcgCCCTCAGCGTCTTCGAGAGCGAGGTagagagcagcagcatggaCTGGTTCGTGCACACCGCCAAGCAGTACGCCCTGGCCGGCCGGCCCCTGCCCGACCTCTGTGACCACAACGCCAAGGTGGCCAAGGGCCTGGAACGCAACCAG GTGGCTCAAACGTGGACAATGCTGCGGATTATCTACTCCAGCTTGGGCACTGTGTCCTCCACCAACCTCAACCACAGCATGGGCAAGGGCAGCACCACCCTCCCACTCATGAACAG CTTCAACCTGAAGGACATCCCCTCGGGGCTGGGCAGCGACTCCAGGCTGGACCGCAGCAAAGGAGAGAGCCGCACGGAGAACATCCTGATGGATTCCTCCTCCACCCTGATCAACAACGAGG ACAACGAGGAGACAGAGGGCAGCGACGTCCCTGCAGACTACCTGCTGGGGGACGTGGAGGCAGATGAGGACGAGCTGTACATGATGGACCATGAGAACCCCCACG CCGAGGAGCAGGAGTACAGCCTGCCCCAGGAGGCCTTCCCCCTGCGCCACGAGATCGTGGACAACCCCTCGGCCCTGGACCACCTGCAGGACAAGGCCGACTCGCCCCACGTCAGCGGCAATGAGGCCGAGACGGTGTCGCTGACCCCCGTGGAGTCCTTCTCGCTCATCTCCATCTCCCACTCGCTGTACGAGAACCGCCTGCCCCCCGACTTCTTCAGCCCCATCGTGCGCGACACGCTGCGCTTCTACGCCGAGCAGGGCGACGTGCAGACCGCCGTGTccgtgctggtggtgctgggggaccgCATCCGCAGGGAGATCGATGACCAGACGCAG GAGCATTGGTACACATCCTACATCGACCTGCTGCAGCGCTTCCAGCTCTGGAACATCTCCAATGAGGTGATCAAGCTGAGCACCTGCCGTGCTATCAACTGCCTCAACCAGGCCTCCACCACCCTGCACATCAACTGCAGCAACTGCAAGAGGCCCATGAGCAACCGGGGCTGGATCTGTGACAG
- the FBXL16 gene encoding F-box/LRR-repeat protein 16, which produces MSSPRNGDTKPPCLPRNGLVKIPTQANGLGSASITKGTPAVKNRLCQPSSVPAILSPALAQHSDLPVPSLASPLSLAALGGVSSPPGAPLAGLSAGAGSEQPCPERGPGSPAERQLAVDEKILNRLFWYFSACEKCVLAQVCKAWRRVLYQPKFWVGLTPVLHTKELYNVLPGGEKEFVSLQGFAVRGFEGFCLVGVSDLDICEFIDNYPLSKKGVKSMSLKRSTITDAGLEVMLEQMQGVVRLELSGCNDFTEAGLWSSLNARITALSVSDCINVADDAIAAISQLLPNLAELNLQAYHVTDTALAYFTAKQGYTTHTLRLNSCWEITNHGVVNMVHSLPNLSVLSLSGCSKVTDDGVELVAENLRKLRSLDLSWCPRITDMALEYIACDLHKLEELVLDRCVRITDTGLSYLSTMSSLRSLYLRWCCQVQDFGLKHLLGMGSLRLLSLAGCPLLTTTGLSGLVQLQELEELELTNCPGATPELFKYFSQHLPCCMVIE; this is translated from the exons ATGTCGAGCCCGAGAAACGGCGACACCAAGCCCCCATGTTTGCCCCGCAATGGACTGGTGAAGATCCCCACCCAAGCCAACGGCCTCGGCTCCGCCAGCATCACCAAAGGCACCCCCGCCGTCAAGAACCGCCTGTGCCAGCCTTCCTCCGTGCCTGCCATCCTCAGCCCGGCCTTAGCCCAGCACAGCGACCTGCCCgtccccagcctggcctccccgCTCTCCTTGGCCGCTCTGGGCGGCGTCTCCTCCCCTCCCGGCGCGCCCCTGGCGGGACTGAGCGCTGGCGCAGGCTCGGAGCAGCCCTGCCCGGAGCGGGGGCCGGGCTCGCCCGCAGAGAGGCAGCTGGCGGTGGACGAGAAGATCCTCAACCGCCTGTTCTGGTACTTTTCGGCGTGCGAGAAGTGCGTCCTGGCGCAGGTGTGCAAAGCCTGGCGCCGGGTGCTCTACCAGCCCAAGTTCTGGGTGGGCCTGACCCCCGTCCTGCACACCAAGGAGCTCTACAACGTCCTGCCCGGCGGGGAGAAGGAGTTCGTCAGCCTGCAGGGCTTTGCCGTGCGCGGCTTCGAGGGCTTCTGCCTGGTGGGGGTCTCCGACCTGGACATTTGTGAGTTCATTGACAACTATCCCCTCTCCAAGAAAGGAGTCAAGTCCATGAGCCTTAAGAGATCGACCATCACGGATGCAGGGCTAGAG GTAATGCTGGAGCAGATGCAGGGCgtggtgagactggagctgTCCGGCTGCAACGACTTCACGGAGGCAGGGCTGTGGTCCAGCCTGAACGCTCGCATCACGGCGCTGAGCGTCAGCGACTGCATCAACGTGGCCGACGACGCCATCGCTGCCATCTCGCAGCTGCTGCCCAACCTGGCCGAGCTCAACCTGCAGGCTTACCACGTCACGGACACGGCCCTGGCGTACTTCACGGCCAAGCAGGGCTACACCACCCACACCCTGCGCCTCAACTCCTGCTGGGAGATCACCAACCACGGCGTGGTCAACATGGTGCACAGCCTGCCCAACCTGAGCGTGCTCAGCCTCTCCGGCTGCTCCAAGGTCACCGACGACGGCGTGGAGCTGGTGGCCGAGAACCTGCGGAAGCTGCGCAGCCTCGACCTGTCCTGGTGCCCGCGGATCACCGACATGGCCCTGGAGTACATCGCCTGCGACCTGCacaagctggaggagctggtgcTCGACAG GTGTGTGCGGATCACCGACACTGGCCTCAGCTACCTGTCCACTATGTCCTCCCTGCGGAGCCTCTACCTGCGCTGGTGCTGCCAG GTGCAGGATTTTGGCCTCAAGCATCTCCTGGGCATGGGCAGCCTGAGGCTCCTCTCGCTGGCTG GTTGCCCCTTGCTGACCACCACCGGGCTGTCCGGGctggtgcagctgcaggagctggaggagctggagctcacCAACTGCCCCGGGGCCACCCCGGAGCTCTTCAAGTACTTCTCGCAGCACCTCCCGTGCTGCATGGTGATCGAATAG